The genomic stretch TCATCCTCAGTTTGATTTcatatacgttattatataatcttCAATCTTAGAATTTACACCGGATTTTCAGTTGTTTGCTGGAAGTAAGAACTACATTCGGCCGCTGAGCAGTGCCGTAGTGAATCACAGCCAGTCTATACAACAGAACCAGATCCAGACTCCAATCAGTgctgtaaatatttttcattgtgCATTGCATAACCTATTCCCGTTACCGGGTTATATAAGCCGCTGTATTTTCATAATTCCAAGCTTTTTTGCTTTTTAGAGAGAAACAAAAGATTTGTgaaaaaaatttgttcatttttggTAATTCATTGACATATATCACCTGGGGCTTTGAACTGTGTTGAATTATTCAACTGTACTGTTGCAATCTGAAGTTATGTCATGGAAAATATAAAGTTGAATTAAATTGGGGTTTATTGTGAATAGAATTCTTTAATTGATAGAAATAAGGAATTTAAGGGATGTAAGATATAACtagaaataattatcttttagcAAATGAATCTTTTCAGTTATGGATTagttcaataattttttttttagtttcaaTTGATATCATGAAAAGACTTGAAGCAACAAATGATTTTAATGATATATTCTTTGTCAATAGCATTAAATTTGATAACCTGGAATTGTGaataagatagtaatattttcattgttttcttgaaaacaaaatTGAGTGTTGTGtattaaagaaaacaaaatatgttttttaattCTAAATGATAAAccaaatttactttattacatCAAAATATTGATTACACATGCAAAATCAATGAACATAAAGATTATGTAAGGCATGTTATTTTAGAGGTAAAAGTAGAGCAactttatgtaatatatgtagCATTATAGTAGAAATTATTGCTGGACATGAcattctttaaattaaatttaaactttcttGATCTTGCAAGACTTTCAAATACTTAAAATGTTgttctctttttaattttacagaattttttctttaattacttGAATGATTATTTTATAGTCTCCACTGGTGCAGTCCACGATTGTGCGTAGTTTCCAGACATCCGCAATCAGCCGTGATATCGATTCTGCTGCGAAATTCATTGGTGCTGGTGCCGCCACCGTGGGAGTCGCTGGATCAGGTGCGTATATCCTTCATCTTCGTCAATTACAAAAATTCTAATCCATTATGATTCCTTATCTAACATTCATATTTCTCATTAGAAAAAGTCCCAAATTTCTATTCCAGGAATTGGTGTTGGTTTGATTTTTGGATCCCTCATAATCGGTTATGCCCGAAATCCATCCCTAAAGCAGCAAGTTTTCAATTATGCTATCCTTGGCTTTGCTTTATCAGAAGCAATGGGTCTCTTTTGCTTGATGATAGCATTCCTTATATTATTTGCCTTTTGATCCCAATTCCTCCACACAGTAGTAAAGTTATATTACAAGTTTCATTCCTTTGACTAATCATAAAACAAAGACTTAAATGTACTATTATTGATTTCAGGTGCAGGAATTGGTTCAGTGTTTGGTTCTTTAATCGTTGGCTATGCCAGGAATCCCTCTCTCAAACAGCAATTGTTCTCATACGCCATCCTGGGCTTTGCCTTGTCTGAGGCCATGggtctcttctgtcttatgatGGCTTTCTTGCTCTTGTTCGCGTTCTAAGTTACCAAAATCGCATAAAAACACAATATTACTAGTTTTAGTGCGTCACTGCCAAAGCAGCATCCTTTGATTCCTGCAAGGGAAGCAGCGGTAGTTGCATTTGGTGTACGGGATGCCATGAAATCATTAGAGATGCTCGATTATCCGGTTCGACGGGGTATGCGACGGTACGACAATGAACTGAAAAAAAATGGCGGCTGTATACGTATATTTGGATCATCGATCGGACCGTCCTCCACCCCTTCGGGACCTTTCGAACTGATTTGTAATCATTTCATGGTCTACTGTAATATCATTGTAGCGTAAAAACTTCACATTActacaataacatatttcaGTGTAATGAGAAACGACTAAGAACGTTACATAAAAGTTTATTAAAAGgtgaaaaacagaaaaagtaCGACAGCCCTGCCTGCAAGATTATAATACGCATATATCCATCACTTTTAATGTTATCAAATATTAAGGCATAGTACATTTTTGTTACCCCGAAAATTGTTCATCATTGTTGTGCCATCGCGTGCGCACGTTATTGAAGGTAACTGGACGAAGAAAACTGTACAGTGATATTGAATAAACACTTGTCGTGACATTATTATTGAATCTATGAACGATTCTGTTTAAACCTCATCCTTAGattctaattataattaaagagaCAATTACTTTCTCTTTGGTAGAAGTTCATTCTGAAGATCagagttttattaaattatgcaaTGGTTGGCAGTATGAATATTAATGTAgattaattctataaaaatgattaatattggCAGAATTAAGTAATCAAATCTATtgttgaaatagaaaataaataattcaaagaaaatattttaaaataaatgttacaccgttttatttaaaaattagactgatattattcaatttttatacatagTTTTATCACGATATTGTACAATGCagtaaaaaattgcatttaGTTTGTAGTGCCGAAACCTATAGGTTCTACGTTGTTATGTGGTAACATGTTCAACTGGTCCAAAAGGTTTTCCCTCTCTCGAAGACACGACCACGCTTTCTCCTGTTCTTTTTTTGTTAAGGGTACTTTTCTTTGTTTCGATAGTATAAGTTTCTTGTAGTGTTCTATCACTTCGTTATCCGCCGTACTAATTTTCCTCTTCAACGCTTGCCGTTTGCTTTCCTCCTGAGCTAAACTCAACAGTCTTTTTAACTGTGTTACATTATGATTGGAAAGAGCAGTGAGCTCCTGCTGACACCGTTTTATCTCAGTCAAAATTTCGTCGTCCTCTTGACTCTTCTTTTGTGCATCTGGTTCTAAAATTCCTTGCTCTACAAGTTCTTTGTGCATCCTTAATTCTAAATTAATAGAGTTCTGAATAGTAAGATCTCTTAAAACCGGAGGATCACTATCCCTAAAGAGTTTGTTATCTGTGTTATTATTTGCAACATATACATTTTCTTCAAGTAAGGCAGAGACTAATCTCTGAGTTAGAGGTCCTGCTATACTGTGTgcctttttatcattttttccaACTAACAGAGACACATCcgagcgatttttttttttatctctagtTGGATTACCTGCATCTTCTTCTTGCAACAAATCATTATGTGCCCAGATTAAACTGTAATGACGACCTAATGGAGGGACTTTTTTAAAGTCACTAATGTCACTGTGCGTGCAAATTAATTCTTCTAGTAATTTAATATCATCAGACATAATGTCTGTGCAATATGGATCGACAGATGCCCAGAATTTATTGGGAGTATCATTTTTTGGTAAGAGCAACTTTGGTGATTCAGATTTGGAACCTTcaattcttgaaatttcatgAACATTTGGAATGACTTGAGAGTTTGAGCTGGTAACAGCTTTTTGCTTGAACAGTTTTGCAGGTAAAGGAGACTGTGTTTTAACATTAAGTTCTTTAGGTTTGAACTTTTCTTCTCTAACCTTTTTATCCAGAAGAGAAAGACCTTTCCCACTCTTAGACCTTTTGTCTCTGCGTTCCTCTACTGAAGACAAATTGGTTATCTCCTCTTGAAGCATGCGATGTCGCACCACTACAGAGGAGAGAAGCATTTCTAGTTCTAACTGCAGCGTATCAAGATCCTCCATTCCTACACCTTCTTCCACACTACGTTGCAGGATACTACTATACCTTGGAAGAAGACGGCTATTGTCagcaatttttaaaatagataaagGCTTTGTGGCCTCTGTATTCTCCAAAGTCGTATCCGAGTTAAGGGCAGAAGACTGTACAGTCTTCCCACTTTCTCGCACTTTGACGACCGCCTTTTTGGAACTTTGTTTTCCTTTTCCAGACATggttacaattttaattttgcaCAGGTGCCTTCAAAAGATTACGTTTATTATTTCACTAGGAGATACTCATCTTTATAAGGCTTGGTTGTTGTGTTGACTAATTCTATCTACCTTTCTTGTAAGCCTAACCTTCTTCATTCAAATGAATTTTCAGTTCAACAGATAGTAGACGTTTTTGTACTCTACATAaaagattttatcttctttcagtTTAACTTTCCAATTTTCAATCGTTATACACATACAATTCTGAAGTGTCATAAGCTATTAGGTTATGTTAACATCCACAAGTTGTACGCGCAATGAACGCTCTGATCAGCTGGTAGGCTAATGCATGAAATATGCAGTCAACGTCATCTAATTGTAACTCATAAGACTCATAAGTAATCTTACCctcgaaaatttattaaagaaaatattcttatttttcgttttatgttCAAGAAACTGATACGAAAATAATTAGTCGAATCGCTAAACGATCCTTCCCTATTAAACAGTAGCACTATCTCAACTGTTCTATTTACATGTACCTAAAGCGTGTATGATACAGCGTCAACTAACCGAAATTTTTCCTTGTTAACTGACCATTGTTATTCCCACCACTTTAATGGTACTTTAGTAGTGTCAATTCATTTTGATTGGTTGgaattaatttgatttaatgatcaattacttaattttgaatttaatagaatttaaataaatttattaagcTGTTGTGTAACAtgtttttaatacaatttttccaaTACTATTTTCAACATAAatagatttatttaaaatttatagcaAGTATAGTTTGTTCAATGAGTCAAGTCGATAAAGTCAAATAGagagaaatatatgtataattggtCAATAGTATATGCAACACCTTCAGTTATTGGCTAGTCGCTAGTGTAGTATAATTACGAggataatttgatattaatgtaaaaaatgtttaaactgAGCTGCTAAATctgatatatttgtttaatctaaccaaaaaaaaagaaataaatataaatatatatcagaTCTTTTCATTTAGGAGGTTAATGTCTGGAAAAATAGCTTTCTCTAATATGTAGTTTCCTTTAGATTGTAATCACGTggttttatttacatttcttgaCTTAACTCGTTGTACATGTCGTATATCTATTTACAACATTTTCATAAATCATATTATACACTTACGACGTATTTTTTGTATTTCCAAAATAAATTCTAATCTATAATCAAATAGACTATAATCAATACAACAacatataaattcttaaatctTGATGATGTTACGAAATTATTTGTATGATAATTGCCATTTAACATGATAATATATTCGCTTTAAtctgtaataaatttattatccatGTTTTTAAGAATTACTCGTCATGGGTAATAGGTCGTtagataaataatgaaaaaaagtaGAGAGTAGTGCTCAGTAAGGAAAATCGAAAATGGCTGAGAAAGGAGCTCATTTAACTGGAACAACATTTATAAAACCttctatttttgaaattatagcaCAGGAATCATTATCATCCATTGTCGAACcctcttttaaaaaatttctatcgGTAGGTTAGGTTAACTGATCttcaaaaatagaatttaatataatttcaattataattgtttcatttttatgttattaataaaaagtactctacatttttatgaaattagaaTCGATAATAAACTATCATGTTCTGATTGCATTAATAGTTAACATTCTTGCGTTTTTTTAAATTACCAAACCGGAAGtccgaaatttaaatttgaaaataaaattaatttcattaaatatattatataattatttaataattcattgaataatatattattatttaatatataataatctacCTCCTCGCAATAAAagcttaattttttaaatgcttttataaaattttagtttcTCATATCATTCAATATTGAAAGATACAGTCATCTTCTTAGATGGACAGATGAAGgctatttaattttcaatacaaTTCTTCAATGGTATTACTTGAATAAATATTGTAAGTGactcatttttattaatatctatacGAGTTTGAAGAGTtcacaaatatttatttgtaaaagatCTATGTATTGCAGCTGCTTCATTTTCTGAAACATTTTATGGTTTAAAACGCATAACTGTAGTAGATTCGAAAATTAGAAGCAAGTTATCAAACAAGCAAAAACATCTTTCTTTGATATTAACagttatatttccttatataaaaaataaactatCTCAGTTAAGTCAAAGGTATAAACTCGAAGAATTAGATGGATGTGCTCCAAAATCggtatttattaacatatttaattttaatttatatttattttttcaaataattcttaaACTTACTTTCCATTGCAGAAATGGGAAAAATTGTATCGTAATTCCATTATTAAAGGAAACGCgataatttttatgatatatgaatttatggtactgtataattatatactttatatttctggAAAATCTGCATATACTTCCCCGCTTTTGAAGCTATTATCCATTACTTTAACATATGCAGAACCAGAACCAATAATTAGTATTTCTGATCTATTAAGAAAGATTAGAAACAATTCCTTTGGCCTTAGTGATGGGGTAGATATATTTCAAAGAATGGTGACTACATCTTTTGAATTTGGAGCATTTTTCCTTCAGTTTGTATCGTGGTGGACTCAAGAACATTATTCAACTAGCTTACTGTCATTACCCATTCCACCACCTCCTAAGGcaagaatataataattaataattgtaactATGTACCAAAGTTCTTTCTCTATGTAATCTGcaattatatgtaaaatattttttttatttatttcagattCCAGAAATAGCAAAGCAATACAAAGGCATATGTCCAATCTGTCGTAAAGCACTCAGAATACATACAGTACTTTCAGTATCTGGGTACGTGTAAACATTATAAAAGTAAGAAGTTCCAATTTAGATtgtaattcataaatatttcatttcacagTTACGCATTCTGTTATCAATGCATTCTTCCTGTGATACGCACAGACAGAAAGTGTCCAGTGACAAACTACCCTGCCAAAGAAGATGACTTAATACGTTTGTATTTAGGCTAAGTAATAATGTGCATATTTTATCAGGAAAattgtatatgtaaataaaagatTGTTATTTCTCAAATTCCTTTCACTATCATTATTATATAGGACAAAATCACCTTCAATACGAacgtaatgaaaatatttagacaTTCATTGTATTGTAACATAACTTTCAATGTCAACGAGAGTTTCATGAAAATAAAAGTTCCCTGGCGTGGAATAAACTAATTGAATAATTGCAATTGTGAATAACATTTACAGGTACATTCCTCTATATTGTAGAAAAAATACTGATTTCAGCCGAAGGTTTTAATTAGCATCCAATACACTCGCGTACTTGAATCACAGACAACGGCGCCGGAAGTTCCAGTCATCGGTTTCGATTGAACACTCGCACCAGACTTTTGGTAAAACATCTTAaagaatgtaatatatttcaatactgAATATTCGACACTCTATATAGAATCTAAGAATAAAAATGATTCgcaaaatataagaatattatcTAAGAGGTAATACAATAAGTATTTACCCTTCCTGTACTTCCATATTACCAAGTAATCAGTGTTCGAGTATTGTTCacttattaataatgtataaggCACCCTTACGATTGTGGATATCAATTTAAAAGTTTTCTAATCCAAAAAATTTTTCTTACTTCATCTTATTGAATATTACCAACTTACAATTTGGagtaattatgaaaaattatggcACACACTTTGTAGAGAAATTTATGAAAGTGATGAAATACTAATTTAAAGTATATATTcacaaaacattaaaaaatttctcatttttgtaattctatatatctgcttataaaaatttaatctatGTATACT from Bombus terrestris chromosome 16, iyBomTerr1.2, whole genome shotgun sequence encodes the following:
- the LOC100647486 gene encoding ATP synthase lipid-binding protein, mitochondrial; amino-acid sequence: MYACTKFIAPIVTRSALFAGSKNYIRPLSSAVVNHSQSIQQNQIQTPISASPLVQSTIVRSFQTSAISRDIDSAAKFIGAGAATVGVAGSGAGIGSVFGSLIVGYARNPSLKQQLFSYAILGFALSEAMGLFCLMMAFLLLFAF
- the LOC100646451 gene encoding transcriptional adapter 3 codes for the protein MSGKGKQSSKKAVVKVRESGKTVQSSALNSDTTLENTEATKPLSILKIADNSRLLPRYSSILQRSVEEGVGMEDLDTLQLELEMLLSSVVVRHRMLQEEITNLSSVEERRDKRSKSGKGLSLLDKKVREEKFKPKELNVKTQSPLPAKLFKQKAVTSSNSQVIPNVHEISRIEGSKSESPKLLLPKNDTPNKFWASVDPYCTDIMSDDIKLLEELICTHSDISDFKKVPPLGRHYSLIWAHNDLLQEEDAGNPTRDKKKNRSDVSLLVGKNDKKAHSIAGPLTQRLVSALLEENVYVANNNTDNKLFRDSDPPVLRDLTIQNSINLELRMHKELVEQGILEPDAQKKSQEDDEILTEIKRCQQELTALSNHNVTQLKRLLSLAQEESKRQALKRKISTADNEVIEHYKKLILSKQRKVPLTKKEQEKAWSCLRERENLLDQLNMLPHNNVEPIGFGTTN
- the LOC100642829 gene encoding peroxisome assembly protein 12 isoform X1; amino-acid sequence: MAEKGAHLTGTTFIKPSIFEIIAQESLSSIVEPSFKKFLSFLISFNIERYSHLLRWTDEGYLIFNTILQWYYLNKYYLCIAAASFSETFYGLKRITVVDSKIRSKLSNKQKHLSLILTVIFPYIKNKLSQLSQRYKLEELDGCAPKSKWEKLYRNSIIKGNAIIFMIYEFMVLYNYILYISGKSAYTSPLLKLLSITLTYAEPEPIISISDLLRKIRNNSFGLSDGVDIFQRMVTTSFEFGAFFLQFVSWWTQEHYSTSLLSLPIPPPPKIPEIAKQYKGICPICRKALRIHTVLSVSGYAFCYQCILPVIRTDRKCPVTNYPAKEDDLIRLYLG
- the LOC100642829 gene encoding peroxisome assembly protein 12 isoform X2 — protein: MAEKGAHLTGTTFIKPSIFEIIAQESLSSIVEPSFKKFLSFLISFNIERYSHLLRWTDEGYLIFNTILQWYYLNKYSASFSETFYGLKRITVVDSKIRSKLSNKQKHLSLILTVIFPYIKNKLSQLSQRYKLEELDGCAPKSKWEKLYRNSIIKGNAIIFMIYEFMVLYNYILYISGKSAYTSPLLKLLSITLTYAEPEPIISISDLLRKIRNNSFGLSDGVDIFQRMVTTSFEFGAFFLQFVSWWTQEHYSTSLLSLPIPPPPKIPEIAKQYKGICPICRKALRIHTVLSVSGYAFCYQCILPVIRTDRKCPVTNYPAKEDDLIRLYLG